In Nostoc piscinale CENA21, the genomic stretch ACCACGAGTACAATGTGCCGCCGCCAGAGCCATGTACCAACTCACACACAACCCCATCTACGGAGACAGGTTAGTGAAAATGTTGGCAACAGGCGATCTGAAATTGCGCCGCGTTGTCTTAGGGGATTTGGGTGCAATTGGGTATTTGGCAGCAGCAGAAGCGATCGCTCAAGCTCAGGTCGAAAATAGCTTCAAACTTATTGCCCTCAAAGGATTGCTAGAGCATCAATTAACAGACGAGTTAGAAGAACTTGCTGTATCTGATGACGCAATTCGGGTAATGAACTTGATGGATTCACTTTTATAGTCACTTGTCATTTGTCCAAAGCTGATGACAAGTGACTATTGACCAATGACCATTGACCAATGACTGAAGAACTAATTCGTGCCGTCGCCTTAGCAGATACACCAGCAAAAATGGTGACAGCAGTGCAGAACTTGGCAGCCACAAAAGATATAGCTGCAATTCCTACCCTGATTGCCGTGTTTGGATATAACAATCCAGCCGCAGCAGCAGTAGCCGCCACCGCCCTCACAGAAATGGGAGAAGCGGTAGTACCGCAGCTAATATCTGAAATTGATGACTATAACTATGGCGCGCGGGCTTATTCGATTCGCACTTTAGCGGCGATCGCAGACCCTCGTGCTTTAGATTTATTAGTTAGTGCAGCTGCTACAGACTTTGCCCCCAGTGTCCGCCGTGCTGCTGCCAAAGGTTTAGGAAACTTGCACTGGCATAAGCTAGATTTTCCTCAAAGCCATACAGCGCCCAAAAGAGCCTTAGAAACACTTATATTTATTTCTCAAGACTCTGAATGGTCTATTCGGTATGCTGCTGTTGTGGGTTTACAAGCCTTGGCAAAAAATAGCGATTTGCAACAGCCTATTTTCGCCAGACTCAACGAAATGCTCACAGCCGATACCGAAAAAGCCGTCCGCGCTCGTGTGCAACTAGCTTATCGTTAATAAGCTTGTTTGTATACCATAAAACAAGGTAAAAGTAAATATGTCAATACCACTACTTGAATATTCACCAAGTTCCCAAAACCAACGGGTAGAAGGCTACGAAGTACCTAACGAAGATACTCCAACTATTTATCGCTTATCTGCTGCTATTGACGATACAGATATTGATGCCATTATCTGGGCAGCTTATCGGCAGATTTTTAGCGAGCATTTAATTATCAAAAGTAATCGCCAAAACTTCTTAGAGTCACAACTGCGGAATCGGGCAATTAATGTCCGAGACTTTATCCGAGGCTTGGGCAAATCTGAAGTTTTCCGGACACAGGTAGCCGACATCAACTCCAACTACCGTTTAGTTGACATTATTTTGAAACGCTTCTTAGGACGGGCTGCCTATAATAAAGATGAAGAAATTGCCTGGTCAATTGTCATTGCCACCAAAGGTTTACATGGGTTTATCGACGCATTGCTAGACAGCGACGAATATCAGCAGAACTTTGGTGATGATATCGTACCTTACCAACGCCGTCGCTTCAAAGATAGACCCTTTAACTTAGTTAATCCACGCTACAACAATTACTGGCGCGATCGTCAAACCCTCAACTTCCTGGGTGGCCGTTCCTTCTACAGCGCCCGCACCACAGGTTATGCCAGCAAAGAAGAAATTCGGCGTGTAATTCCCAGCAACTTCTTAGCAATGGCTGGCAAATTAATTACCGAGGAACGTAATTATCAACGCATAACCGCGTCCGTTGTCTCTCAAATCAAAGACATGAATATCCCCGACAACAGCCGTGAAGGTGGTACACCCCAACCAACAGTTAAACCCACAGCCGTTGCCCTACCTTACCGTTATCTTCCTGGCACTAAGACAACTTGAGTAGTCAGTAGTCAAAAGTCAGTATTAACAAATGACAAAGGACAAATGACAAAGGACAAATCCTAAAACTATGGCAATACCTTTACTAGAATACAAACCCAGTTCTCAAAATCAGCGCGTCCCTGGTTACGAAATCCCTAACGAAAATACCCCCAGACCCTATCGCATCGAAAACTGTGCTAGTGATG encodes the following:
- a CDS encoding HEAT repeat domain-containing protein; its protein translation is MTEELIRAVALADTPAKMVTAVQNLAATKDIAAIPTLIAVFGYNNPAAAAVAATALTEMGEAVVPQLISEIDDYNYGARAYSIRTLAAIADPRALDLLVSAAATDFAPSVRRAAAKGLGNLHWHKLDFPQSHTAPKRALETLIFISQDSEWSIRYAAVVGLQALAKNSDLQQPIFARLNEMLTADTEKAVRARVQLAYR
- a CDS encoding phycobilisome rod-core linker polypeptide gives rise to the protein MSIPLLEYSPSSQNQRVEGYEVPNEDTPTIYRLSAAIDDTDIDAIIWAAYRQIFSEHLIIKSNRQNFLESQLRNRAINVRDFIRGLGKSEVFRTQVADINSNYRLVDIILKRFLGRAAYNKDEEIAWSIVIATKGLHGFIDALLDSDEYQQNFGDDIVPYQRRRFKDRPFNLVNPRYNNYWRDRQTLNFLGGRSFYSARTTGYASKEEIRRVIPSNFLAMAGKLITEERNYQRITASVVSQIKDMNIPDNSREGGTPQPTVKPTAVALPYRYLPGTKTT